The following proteins are co-located in the Telopea speciosissima isolate NSW1024214 ecotype Mountain lineage chromosome 9, Tspe_v1, whole genome shotgun sequence genome:
- the LOC122639630 gene encoding disease resistance protein L6-like has protein sequence MEDTYEGTLIKTVVKTVGGTLNKRSLSVSNNLVGIQLHIKEMLMLLDIKSNDRKIVGIHGLGGIGKTTIARAVYNTVFHNFEGCSFIANVRESARHYNGLVHLQKQLILDILKQENKDIASVDGGINVIQQRFRATKVLIILDDVDQDIQVKSLVGDRKWFGVGSKIIITSRDKQILCLQDAEEIYEPRVMDKDDSLQLFSHHAFRRDHPPEDYLDLSEAMVNTTGGLPLALQVIGSSLYLKGKIIWEDMLKKLQKVPNNAVMERLKISYDALDDEQQQMFLDTACFFIGMQKDIVCYIWNGCGFFSQVGLDALCVRSLVTISEKGELSMHDLLRDLGRNIVRQEHTDEPGMRTRIWSQEDVLDVLDTQTVGIEYA, from the exons ATGGAGGATAC GTATGAAGGAACGTTAATAAAAACAGTTGTTAAAACAGTTGGGGGAACATTGAACAAGAGATCCTTGAGTGTTTCTAACAACCTAGTTGGAATCCAACTTCATATAAAAGAAATGTTGATGTTGTTAGATATTAAATCTAACGATCGAAAAATTGTGGGGATCCATGGCCTCGGTGGCATTGGAAAGACAACGATCGCTAGGGCTGTCTACAACACAGTCTTTCATAACTTTGAAGGATGTAGCTTTATTGCAAATGTTCGAGAAAGTGCTCGACATTATAATGGGCTTGTTCATTTGCAAAAGCAACTTATCTTGGATATCttgaaacaagaaaacaaagataTTGCTAGTGTGGATGGTGGAATTAATGTGATCCAGCAAAGATTCCGTGCAACAAAAGTTCTAATTATTCTTGATGATGTGGATCAGGATATTCAAGTAAAATCTTTAGTTGGGGACCGCAAATGGTTTGGTGTTGGAAGTAAGATCATTATCACAAGCAGAGATAAGcaaattttatgtcttcaagaTGCAGAAGAGATTTACGAGCCCAGAGTAATGGATAAAGATGACTCTCTTCAACTTTTCAGCCACCATGCATTTAGAAGGGACCACCCTCCAGAAGATTATTTGGATCTCTCAGAAGCTATGGTAAATACTACTGGAGGACTTCCCTTGGCTCTTCAAGTTATAGGTTCATCTTtatatttaaagggaaaaataatatGGGAAGACATGCTAAAGAAGTTGCAAAAAGTTCCCAATAATGCTGTCATGGAAAGGTTGAAAATAAGTTATGATGCATTAGATGATGAGCAGCAGCAAATGTTTCTTGATACCGCTTGTTTTTTCATCGGAATGCAAAAAGATATTGTATGTTACATATGGAATGGGTGTGGTTTCTTTTCTCAAGTAGGCCTTGATGCTCTTTGTGTAAGGTCTTTGGTAACGATTAGTGAAAAAGGAGAGTTAAGTATGCATGATCTACTTCGGGATCTTGGAAGGAATATTGTTCGTCAAGAGCACACAGATGAACCAGGGATGCGTACTCGAATATGGTCTCAAGAGGATGTCTTGGATGTACTGGATACACAAACGGTAGGTATTGAATATGCATAA
- the LOC122638971 gene encoding protein SUPPRESSOR OF npr1-1, CONSTITUTIVE 1-like codes for MSRCRRLKDLPSEICQLTSLQKLDVGICRSLKKLPEKMGCMISLTELDLGWCEKLVDLPSEICQLTSLQKLNLYECKSIKKLPEKLSCMISLTELDLRRCKNLVDFPSEFCHLTSLQKLDLSGCQNLKKLPEKLDHMMSLTELDLGWCKNLVDLPKEICQLTSLQKLNFYKCESLKKLPEKLGQLISLTELKLERCESLVDPPSVIFHLTSLQKLYLSRCINLTYISCLPSSLTTISVQHCPSIRYISSLPPSLTSLDIVYCESMVKLSSTSRGLGNLKTLRLCGCFSLEEIEDVDEKLMESLEVFSIQHCKSLKKMLKLRGSKNLRILLLGLNDVISDLEGGEGMESLEELVIWECKSLRKIPYLRDSKRLRILKIKDCEELLEIERLEDYESLQELSINRARSLKALPENILTLKNLIYLGINECCCSMERLPDLSNFKELRQLDIGNCGKVFNYSSQLLEEGDWRRLLTKIPGLDRLESLRKLGIAGCIAIQGLPDLSNFKKLNDLTIKGCKNLMEIHGIDRLENLEILVISGCESLQRLPDLSNLKKLKDLKIEGCKNLIEIHGVDGLELLKELNIYGCKSLERLPDLSYLRNLKCLKIGCKNLTEIHGVDGLELLKKFEIIGCDSLELQLPDLSNLKKLTHLNIEGGKNLTEIHGVERLEFLWDFEIIGCESLERLPDLSNLRDLYSLKIEGCKNLIEIHGVAGLEFLKKFKIIGSETLERLPDLSNLKKLNDLMIEGCKNLTEIHGVLGLEFLQYFKIIGCESLERLADLSKLKKLKNLRINGCKNLTEIHGVDGLEFLKYFEIIGCESLERLPDLSKNVEDLKIKGCKNLTKIHGADTLKSLRVLDISGCECLERLPDLSNLKCLWNLTAKDCKKLTEVQAVNGLEYLGSLDVRGCLSLEKIPDLTKSKKLHTLNGVSCWKLTDIALVELLTDGGCTKLQLPTNTVSFHCT; via the coding sequence ATGAGTCGCTGCAGGAGACTAAAGGATCTCCCAAGTGAAATTTGTCAGTTGACATCTCTCCAAAAACTCGATGTAGGAATATGTCGAAGTCTAAAGAAGTTGCCGGAGAAAATGGGCTGCATGATATCCCTGACAGAACTTGATTTAGGATGGTGCGAGAAGCTAGTGGATCTCCCAAGTGAAATTTGTCAGTTGACTTCTCTCCAAAAACTCAATTTATATGAATGCAAAAGTATAAAGAAGTTGCCGGAGAAATTGAGCTGTATGATATCCTTGACAGAACTTGATTTAAGACGCTGTAAGAATCTAGTGGATTTCCCAAGTGAATTTTGTCACTTGACATCTCTCCAAAAACTCGATTTAAGTGGATGTCAAAATCTAAAGAAGTTGCCTGAGAAATTGGACCATATGATGTCCTTGACAGAACTTGATTTAGGATGGTGCAAGAATCTAGTGGatctcccaaaagaaatttgTCAGTTAACTTCTCTCCAAAAACTCAATTTTTACAAATGCGAAAGTCTAAAGAAGTTGCCGGAGAAATTGGGTCAATTGATATCCTTGACAGAACTTAAATTAGAAAGGTGCGAGAGTCTAGTGGATCCCCCAAGTGTAATTTTTCACTTGACATCTCTCCAAAAACTCTATTTAAGCCGATGCATAAATTTGACATACATCTCATGTCTTCCCTCAAGTTTGACCACAATTTCTGTTCAACATTGCCCTTCAATTCGATACATCTCTAGTCTTCCCCCAAGTTTGACCAGCCTAGATATTGTTTACTGTGAGTCAATGGTAAAACTATCAAGTACATCAAGAGGCTTGGGAAATTTAAAGACATTACGTCTCTGTGGTTGTTTCAGCctagaagaaattgaagatgtTGACGAGAAATTAATGGAATCCCTGGAGGTCTTCAGCATTCAGCACTGCAAGTCCttaaaaaaaatgctaaaaCTGAGGGGCTCGAAAAATCTAAGGATTTTATTGCTCGGTTTGAACGATGTCATATCCGATCTTGAAGGCGGTGAGGGGATGGAATCTCTGGAGGAGTTGGTGATATGGGAGTGCAAATCAttaagaaaaataccatatcTAAGAGATTCGAAAAGGCTGAGGATACTAAAAATCAAAGACTGTGAGGAATTATTAGAGATTGAGCGCCTTGAGGACTATGAATCCTTACAAGAATTATCAATTAATAGGGCCAGATCATTAAAAGCATTACCGGAGAATATCTTAACCCTGAAGAACCTGATCTATTTAGGTATTAATGAGTGCTGTTGCTCGATGGAAAGATTACCTGATCTTTCGAACTTTAAAGAGTTGAGGCAATTAGATATTGGAAATTGCGGGAAGGTATTCAACTATTCGTCGCAATTATTAGAGGAGGGGGATTGGAGGAGGTTATTAACCAAAATTCCAGGCCTTGACAGATTGGAGTCTTTGCGAAAATTGGGCATAGCAGGATGTATAGCCATTCAAGGATTACCGGatctgtcaaatttcaaaaaattgaatgaTCTGACGATTAAAGGTTGCAAGAATCTAATGGAGATTCATGGTATCGACAGATTGGAAAACTTAGAGATTTTGGTTATTAGTGGCTGTGAGTCATTGCAAAGATTACCGGATTtgtcaaacttaaaaaaattgaaggatcTAAAGATTGAAGGCTGCAAGAATCTAATAGAGATTCATGGTGTTGACGGATTGGAGTTGCTAAAGGAATTGAATATTTATGGGTGCAAGTCTTTGGAAAGATTACCGGATCTGTCATACTTAAGAAACTTGAAGTGTCTAAAGATTGGTTGCAAGAATCTAACAGAGATTCATGGTGTTGACGGATTGGAGTTGTTAAAGAAATTCGAGATTATTGGATGCGACTCCTTGGAATTGCAATTGCCGGATCtgtcaaacttaaaaaaattgacGCATCTAAATATTgaaggtgggaagaatctaaccgagATTCATGGTGTTGAAAGATTGGAGTTTTTATGGGATTTCGAGATTATTGGGTGCGAGTCCTTGGAAAGATTACCAGATCTGTCAAACTTAAGAGACTTGTATTCTCTAAAGATTGAAGGCTGCAAGAATCTAATCGAGATTCATGGCGTTGCCGGATTGGAATTcttaaagaaattcaaaattATTGGGTCCGAGACCTTGGAAAGATTACCGGATCtgtcaaacttaaaaaagttgAATGATCTAATGATTGAAGGCTGCAAGAATCTAACCGAGATTCATGGTGTTTTAGGATTGGAATTCTTACAGTATTTCAAGATTATTGGGTGCGAGTCCTTGGAAAGATTAGCGGATCTATCAaagttaaaaaaattgaagaatctAAGGATTAATGGCTGCAAGAATCTAACCGAGATTCATGGTGTTGATGGATTGGAATTCTTAAAGTATTTCGAGATTATTGGGTGCGAGTCCTTGGAAAGATTACCGGATCTGTCAAAAAACGTGGAAGATCTAAAGATTAAAGGCTGCAAGAATCTAACCAAGATTCATGGTGCTGACACATTGAAATCCTTAAGAGTATTAGATATAAGTGGGTGCGAATGCTTGGAAAGATTACCAGATCTGTCAAACTTGAAATGTTTATGGAATCTAACAGCTAAGGACTGCAAGAAGCTCACTGAGGTTCAAGCTGTTAATGGATTGgaatatttggggtccttggATGTTAGGGGGTGTTTATCCTTGGAAAAAATACCAGATCTGACTAAGTCAAAGAAATTGCACACTCTAAATGGTGTGTCCTGCTGGAAACTAACTGATATTGCTCTAGTAGAACTCTTGACTGATGGTGGTTGCACAAAATTACAACTACCAACAAACACAGTATCATTTCATTGTACATGA